The following coding sequences lie in one Polluticoccus soli genomic window:
- the apaG gene encoding Co2+/Mg2+ efflux protein ApaG, which translates to MVQQVTEGVSITVETFYQPAQSNPVGSEFLFAYRITIENLSDVPVKLLRRHWYIYDSNGSFREVEGEGVVGQQPIIESGQSYQYVSAANLRSEIGKMYGNYQMENLYNKKLITVAIPEFQLMAPFKLN; encoded by the coding sequence ATGGTACAGCAGGTTACAGAGGGGGTTAGCATTACTGTCGAAACATTTTATCAGCCGGCGCAATCAAACCCTGTCGGTTCTGAGTTTCTCTTCGCATATCGCATAACTATCGAAAATCTGAGTGACGTCCCCGTGAAACTTCTCCGTCGTCATTGGTATATTTACGATAGCAATGGCTCCTTCCGCGAGGTAGAAGGTGAAGGGGTTGTAGGGCAACAACCTATCATTGAATCTGGTCAAAGCTACCAATACGTATCGGCAGCTAATCTTAGAAGTGAAATAGGGAAAATGTACGGTAACTACCAAATGGAAAATCTGTACAACAAAAAGCTTATCACTGTGGCCATACCTGAATTTCAGCTCATGGCGCCTTTCAAGCTTAATTAA
- the mnmG gene encoding tRNA uridine-5-carboxymethylaminomethyl(34) synthesis enzyme MnmG, whose amino-acid sequence MFPKYDVIVVGAGHAGCEAAAAAANMGSKVLLITMNMQMIAQMSCNPAMGGIAKGQIVREIDALGGYSGVVSDKSMIQFRMLNKSKGPGMWSPRTQNDRMLFASTWRDMLEATLNVDFWQDMVKSLIVSRGTVEGVVTGMGQHIYGKTVVLTNGTFLNGVIHIGEKQFGGGRMGEKGATGLTEQLVELGFESARLKTGTPPRVDGRSLDYSKMEIQNGDEEIVGFSYLPIDRIKPSQQRHCWVTYTNEEVHGILKTGFEKSPMYQGRIKGSGPRYCPSIEDKISRFAERERHQLFVEPEGWNTVEIYVNGFSTSLPEDVQYKAITMVPGFENCKFFRPGYAIEYDYFPPTQLKFTLETKLIRNLFFAGQINGTTGYEEAACQGLMAGINAHQNALDAEPVVLQRSDAYIGVLIDDLINKGTDEPYRMFTSRAEFRTLLRQDNADLRLTELGYKLGLAKEDRVALVREKKEKIEKIKALLAEFPIEPAQVNDFLEANESTPLIERARAMKLLLRPGIGLKELMTAIPSLEEAINENDQLVLEQVEIQVKYDVYIEKEKELVKKMATLENLTIPESFNYDKLTALSMEARQKLTKIKPGTLGQASRISGVNPSDVQILMVYMGR is encoded by the coding sequence ATGTTTCCAAAGTACGATGTTATTGTAGTAGGTGCCGGCCATGCAGGTTGTGAGGCTGCTGCCGCTGCTGCTAATATGGGTTCCAAGGTCCTGCTTATCACCATGAATATGCAGATGATTGCGCAGATGAGTTGCAACCCGGCAATGGGTGGTATAGCTAAGGGGCAGATTGTTAGGGAGATCGATGCATTAGGTGGGTATAGTGGTGTCGTTAGCGATAAGAGTATGATCCAGTTCCGCATGCTTAATAAGTCTAAGGGGCCGGGCATGTGGAGTCCCCGTACGCAAAACGACCGCATGTTGTTTGCATCTACGTGGAGGGATATGCTGGAGGCTACTCTAAATGTTGACTTTTGGCAAGATATGGTTAAGTCCCTCATTGTTTCACGTGGAACAGTTGAAGGAGTGGTGACCGGAATGGGGCAGCATATCTATGGTAAAACAGTGGTCCTGACAAACGGTACTTTTCTAAACGGGGTAATACATATCGGAGAGAAACAGTTTGGCGGTGGCCGTATGGGTGAAAAAGGAGCAACTGGACTTACTGAGCAGCTTGTAGAATTAGGTTTTGAAAGCGCAAGGCTTAAAACCGGAACACCTCCAAGAGTAGACGGGCGTAGCCTTGACTATTCAAAAATGGAAATACAGAATGGAGATGAAGAAATAGTAGGGTTCTCATACCTGCCTATCGACCGAATCAAACCTAGTCAGCAGCGTCATTGTTGGGTAACCTATACAAATGAAGAAGTACACGGCATTCTGAAAACCGGCTTCGAGAAATCCCCCATGTATCAGGGGAGGATAAAAGGGAGTGGCCCAAGGTATTGCCCAAGCATAGAAGATAAGATCAGCAGGTTTGCAGAACGTGAACGCCACCAGCTTTTTGTTGAGCCAGAAGGGTGGAATACAGTAGAGATCTACGTTAACGGGTTTAGCACATCTCTTCCGGAAGATGTTCAATACAAAGCAATAACAATGGTGCCCGGTTTTGAGAACTGCAAGTTCTTTAGGCCGGGTTATGCTATCGAGTACGACTATTTTCCACCTACACAGTTGAAGTTCACCCTGGAAACTAAACTCATCAGGAACCTTTTCTTTGCTGGACAGATAAATGGAACGACAGGATATGAGGAAGCTGCCTGCCAGGGATTGATGGCCGGCATCAACGCACACCAAAATGCACTAGATGCCGAACCTGTTGTTTTACAGCGAAGCGATGCATACATCGGGGTACTGATAGACGATCTGATAAATAAGGGAACAGATGAGCCTTACCGCATGTTTACCAGTAGGGCAGAGTTCAGGACGCTATTGCGACAAGATAATGCAGACCTCCGTTTGACTGAGCTTGGATATAAACTAGGACTGGCTAAGGAAGACCGGGTGGCGCTGGTTCGCGAGAAGAAAGAAAAGATCGAAAAAATAAAGGCCTTGCTGGCCGAGTTCCCTATAGAACCCGCACAAGTGAATGATTTCCTGGAGGCAAATGAATCTACGCCTTTAATTGAAAGAGCCAGGGCTATGAAGTTGTTGCTTCGGCCCGGCATAGGTTTGAAAGAACTGATGACGGCTATTCCTTCGCTGGAGGAAGCAATAAATGAAAATGATCAGTTGGTTCTGGAGCAGGTTGAGATACAGGTGAAATACGACGTGTATATCGAAAAAGAAAAAGAGCTGGTTAAAAAGATGGCGACCCTCGAGAATCTAACTATACCAGAGAGCTTTAATTATGATAAGCTGACAGCTTTATCGATGGAAGCCAGGCAAAAGCTAACTAAGATAAAACCCGGAACACTGGGACAGGCTAGCCGCATCAGTGGTGTCAACCCCAGCGATGTGCAGATTCTAATGGTTTACATGGGACGGTAA
- a CDS encoding PA domain-containing protein, which yields MKKSVLLNLSLLSMGLTAAVNAGAQGTLASDAEVMGARFIVDAPASISGVKDFTFSSDGTTPWGGSLNTPVEHVEVVKASDSEACTSISPVAAGKWVLIYRGNCEFGVKAKNAQTAGAAGVIIWNHTPNELINMGAGAVGATVTIPVTFVSNADGRAMTNQLSAGTPVFVSISKWGFNKAHDLAIVPGTPAPPPGLAVPISQFDGTDIPQYRGYVGGYVANTGNNTENNVKLIANVSWTPTGGSTSPYYSDTATAATFPTADSIKYDLFSPDHFSFTPSGTGRYDFNYAVSADDADGFAFDNTHNFSLNITPNAFSRGRINVQTQEPIVTNHNRLADAASSLTWGPLFYVKKGGYHMSHVIFSVADQDTSDHDLTDRNDGLVEVFVFKWTDGSNGGPADERIQSEELTIKGIAVKKFTTLDSNKTMLSAYIGDAVSGAPAQIVTESNSYYWFAANLNTVFALSSDRNANYHARTAAAMKYATSKTPDFWSPAFIGSATDIAQNPGTDIRMFPFGFATSNIDSLTVPNGSAVPAMTFIQGVFPVNVKETAKVSADQFTVYPNPAVSNVTAKIGLASATEKLHIKIIDGLGRQVYSEVRKNVQNTEVTLPVTNLAAGNYYMIMISDNNAMARPFTIAGK from the coding sequence ATGAAAAAATCAGTTTTACTTAACTTAAGTCTATTGAGCATGGGCTTAACGGCTGCCGTTAATGCAGGTGCTCAAGGAACTCTTGCCTCAGACGCTGAAGTAATGGGTGCAAGGTTTATCGTAGATGCCCCGGCGTCTATCAGTGGCGTGAAAGATTTCACGTTCTCAAGCGACGGAACTACTCCCTGGGGTGGATCATTGAACACACCGGTTGAACACGTAGAAGTAGTTAAAGCTTCAGACAGTGAAGCTTGTACTTCGATCTCTCCAGTTGCTGCAGGTAAATGGGTGTTGATCTACAGGGGTAATTGTGAATTTGGTGTAAAAGCAAAGAATGCACAGACAGCTGGCGCTGCGGGTGTTATTATTTGGAACCACACACCAAACGAGTTGATAAACATGGGTGCTGGTGCTGTTGGTGCGACTGTTACTATACCAGTTACATTCGTTTCAAATGCTGATGGCCGTGCTATGACCAACCAGTTGTCAGCGGGTACTCCAGTTTTCGTTTCTATTTCTAAATGGGGTTTTAATAAAGCGCACGATCTGGCAATCGTTCCTGGTACGCCTGCACCTCCTCCAGGTCTTGCAGTGCCAATCAGCCAGTTTGATGGTACAGACATTCCTCAATACAGAGGTTATGTTGGTGGTTATGTAGCTAACACCGGTAACAATACCGAAAACAATGTTAAGCTGATTGCAAACGTTAGCTGGACTCCAACAGGCGGCAGCACTAGCCCTTACTACTCGGATACAGCAACTGCTGCTACATTCCCTACTGCAGATTCTATTAAATACGATCTGTTCTCTCCAGATCATTTTAGCTTCACTCCAAGCGGTACAGGTCGTTACGATTTCAACTACGCTGTTTCAGCTGATGATGCTGATGGATTCGCGTTCGATAATACGCATAATTTTTCTCTTAATATCACTCCGAATGCGTTCAGCCGTGGTCGTATCAATGTTCAAACACAAGAGCCGATCGTTACTAACCATAACAGGTTGGCTGATGCAGCTTCGAGCCTGACTTGGGGCCCGCTGTTTTACGTGAAGAAAGGTGGTTATCATATGAGCCACGTTATCTTCTCTGTAGCTGATCAGGATACTAGCGATCACGATCTGACTGACAGGAACGATGGTCTGGTGGAAGTATTTGTTTTCAAATGGACAGATGGTTCTAATGGCGGTCCAGCCGACGAAAGGATCCAGTCTGAAGAGCTGACTATTAAAGGTATCGCTGTTAAGAAGTTTACTACTCTCGATTCTAACAAGACTATGCTGAGCGCTTACATAGGCGATGCAGTTAGCGGTGCACCTGCACAAATCGTTACTGAGTCTAACTCTTACTATTGGTTTGCTGCGAACCTGAACACAGTATTCGCATTGAGCTCTGACAGGAACGCAAATTACCACGCTCGTACAGCTGCTGCTATGAAGTATGCTACAAGTAAAACTCCGGACTTCTGGTCGCCTGCTTTTATCGGTAGCGCTACCGATATCGCTCAGAACCCAGGTACCGATATCCGTATGTTCCCATTCGGTTTTGCTACCAGCAACATCGATTCTTTGACGGTTCCAAATGGTTCTGCTGTTCCTGCGATGACGTTCATCCAAGGTGTGTTCCCGGTAAATGTAAAAGAGACTGCTAAGGTTTCTGCTGATCAGTTCACTGTTTACCCTAACCCAGCTGTATCAAACGTTACTGCTAAGATCGGCCTGGCTAGCGCTACTGAGAAACTGCACATCAAGATCATCGATGGTCTAGGTCGCCAGGTTTATTCTGAAGTTCGTAAGAATGTACAGAATACTGAAGTTACTCTGCCTGTTACAAACTTGGCTGCAGGTAACTACTACATGATCATGATTTCTGATAATAATGCAATGGCAAGGCCTTTTACTATAGCAGGTAAATAA
- a CDS encoding peptidylprolyl isomerase, translating into MAVIQKIRDKYGKLTVFIIVLALVGFILMDAASGRFGDLFGRDSSVATVNGEKIDVREYQQRIKEYEILYNYSSKGRTLDDATRAQINEQALRELINEKLMAVECEKLGIASTKEEERDLIYGAAPDPIVQQYPVFANPDTRMFDPQRVKAFEQQVDQYDPTGKAREEWEAIKAYVLRNNLNKKYNNLLTNFVYTPKFLLDKQLVEQSTIASARFVKVPYAVINDAEVKVTDEDLNAYMKKKEKQYTIEEPTRSIEYISFDVTPSSEDTARALGSLNQLKTEFSSTADAESFVNRNSEEPFNPAFVNKASFMSLYADSIMNAPVGSVYGPYFENGMYKMTKVLDKQSMPDSVKVRHILVKIEDANQPMLSDSAAKLKLDSAIAAIKSGAPFGSVVERYSDDPGSKQTAGEYTFTLQQKGQLSKEFADFAFEGSAGEKKTVKVDNDAYAGYHYIEILERKGMQPAVKIATVSKALYPGDNTENAAYAKATEFAGRNNTEKAFDEAVKTQNLNKRNGDNVKANDFMIAGFGSAREIIRWMYDAKVGDVSQVFALENRYVVAKLSSKQEKGLMKLDAAMRPGMEAAVRAEKKAEMLKNRYKSSTSLDAVAQAAGQPVQQADSFNLASPFAPNLGYEPKAVGYCFFDGFKPNTMSPGITGQDGVIYLSVIMRGNKPMPNDPMILNQQKAMLDMQSKNTLASVMQEVLRKTATIKYHTQNL; encoded by the coding sequence ATGGCTGTAATTCAGAAAATCAGGGATAAATACGGAAAGCTTACGGTTTTTATCATCGTGTTGGCATTGGTGGGCTTCATATTAATGGACGCTGCGAGCGGAAGATTCGGCGATCTGTTTGGGCGGGACTCGAGTGTTGCTACCGTTAATGGCGAGAAGATCGACGTCAGAGAATACCAGCAAAGGATCAAAGAATACGAGATCTTATATAATTACAGTTCTAAAGGAAGGACCCTTGACGATGCAACACGCGCACAGATCAACGAGCAGGCACTGCGTGAGCTGATCAATGAAAAGCTGATGGCGGTTGAATGTGAAAAACTGGGTATCGCTTCTACTAAAGAAGAAGAGCGCGACCTTATATATGGCGCAGCTCCAGACCCTATCGTTCAGCAATACCCTGTGTTTGCAAATCCTGATACCAGGATGTTCGATCCTCAGCGTGTAAAAGCTTTTGAGCAACAGGTTGATCAATACGATCCAACTGGTAAAGCCCGTGAAGAATGGGAAGCTATCAAAGCTTATGTGCTTAGGAATAACCTGAATAAAAAATATAACAACCTGCTTACCAACTTTGTTTACACTCCAAAATTCCTGTTGGACAAACAACTGGTAGAGCAAAGTACTATTGCCAGCGCAAGGTTTGTAAAAGTTCCTTATGCTGTTATTAATGACGCTGAAGTAAAAGTGACTGATGAGGACCTGAATGCTTACATGAAGAAAAAAGAAAAACAGTACACTATTGAAGAACCAACACGAAGCATTGAGTACATTTCTTTCGACGTGACGCCTTCTTCTGAAGATACTGCGCGTGCACTTGGATCATTGAATCAACTCAAAACAGAATTTTCTTCGACTGCCGATGCAGAGAGTTTTGTGAACCGCAATTCTGAAGAACCATTCAATCCTGCTTTCGTTAACAAGGCATCATTTATGTCTTTATATGCAGACTCTATCATGAACGCCCCTGTCGGTTCTGTATACGGTCCATATTTCGAGAACGGTATGTACAAAATGACAAAAGTGCTGGACAAACAAAGCATGCCGGATTCAGTTAAAGTAAGGCACATCCTTGTAAAGATTGAAGATGCTAACCAGCCAATGCTGAGCGACAGCGCTGCAAAACTGAAACTGGATAGTGCGATCGCTGCTATAAAAAGTGGTGCGCCATTTGGTTCTGTAGTAGAACGTTACTCCGACGACCCGGGCAGCAAGCAAACAGCTGGCGAGTACACCTTCACCCTTCAGCAAAAAGGTCAATTGTCAAAAGAATTTGCTGACTTCGCTTTTGAAGGAAGTGCCGGGGAGAAAAAAACAGTGAAAGTTGATAACGACGCTTACGCGGGATACCATTATATAGAAATACTGGAAAGGAAAGGTATGCAGCCTGCAGTTAAGATCGCAACGGTTAGCAAGGCACTTTATCCTGGCGACAATACTGAAAATGCAGCTTATGCAAAAGCCACAGAATTTGCTGGCCGCAACAATACTGAAAAAGCATTTGATGAAGCAGTTAAAACGCAGAACCTGAATAAGAGGAATGGCGACAATGTAAAAGCAAATGATTTCATGATCGCTGGCTTTGGTTCTGCACGTGAGATCATCAGGTGGATGTACGATGCGAAAGTTGGGGATGTATCTCAAGTGTTCGCATTGGAAAACAGGTATGTTGTAGCAAAACTGTCGAGCAAACAAGAAAAAGGTTTGATGAAACTTGACGCTGCTATGCGTCCAGGCATGGAAGCAGCTGTACGGGCTGAAAAAAAAGCAGAAATGCTGAAAAACAGGTATAAGTCTTCAACATCTCTGGATGCTGTAGCTCAAGCCGCTGGTCAACCTGTACAACAAGCAGATTCTTTCAACCTGGCTAGCCCATTTGCACCTAACCTCGGTTACGAGCCGAAAGCTGTTGGTTATTGCTTCTTCGACGGTTTCAAACCTAACACAATGTCACCTGGCATTACCGGACAGGACGGTGTTATCTACCTCAGTGTTATTATGAGGGGCAACAAACCAATGCCTAACGATCCAATGATCCTGAACCAGCAAAAGGCAATGTTAGATATGCAATCGAAAAACACGCTGGCTTCTGTAATGCAGGAAGTGCTTAGAAAAACCGCAACCATCAAATACCATACGCAGAATTTGTAA
- a CDS encoding regulatory protein RecX yields MDILASITHYCKYQERCHSEVRDKLFELGCRGAEVDERIADMIAGGFLNEERYARAYARGKFRMKQWGRVKITQQLRLKKVSDYCIKKGLTEIDAEEYENVIVKVLDKKLTELKSEKNIVARKGKMYRYAIQKGYESEISLSIINEMIRRPK; encoded by the coding sequence ATGGATATTCTGGCATCTATAACGCACTATTGTAAATACCAGGAACGCTGCCATAGCGAAGTGCGGGATAAATTGTTTGAGCTTGGATGCAGAGGGGCTGAGGTGGACGAACGCATAGCCGACATGATCGCTGGCGGTTTTCTGAATGAAGAACGATATGCGCGAGCCTACGCAAGGGGCAAGTTCCGCATGAAACAATGGGGACGCGTAAAGATCACCCAACAACTAAGGTTGAAGAAGGTATCAGATTACTGCATAAAAAAGGGGCTTACAGAAATCGATGCAGAAGAATATGAAAACGTGATCGTAAAAGTTCTGGATAAAAAATTGACAGAACTTAAGTCGGAAAAAAACATTGTAGCGCGGAAAGGAAAGATGTACCGTTATGCAATTCAAAAGGGATACGAATCGGAAATCTCACTCAGCATCATCAACGAAATGATCAGAAGACCAAAATAG
- the nadA gene encoding quinolinate synthase NadA: MDLRIAEEKIDEIGFLNVEIDPTLDLFAEIEKLKKEKNAVLLAHYYQEPDIQDVADYIGDSLGLAQEAARTEADIIVFAGVHFMAETAKILNPNKKVLLPDLKAGCSLSDSCPPPVFKQFKEKHPDHLVISYVNCSAGIKALSDIICTSSNARQIVESLPEDQKIIFAPDKNLGAYINKVTGRSMVLWNGACMVHEIFSLEKITKLKNRHPDAKLIAHPECEDSVLRLADFIGSTTQLLKYTQTDTSNSFIVATETGILHQMQNKSPRKTFIAAPPDNACACNDCPHMKLNTLEKLYLCMKYELPEIVMEETTRLEAKKPIDRMLEMSKQLGL, translated from the coding sequence GTGGATTTGAGAATTGCAGAGGAAAAAATCGACGAAATTGGATTTTTGAATGTGGAGATCGATCCGACTCTGGATCTTTTTGCAGAGATCGAAAAGTTGAAGAAAGAAAAGAATGCAGTGTTGTTAGCGCATTATTACCAGGAGCCGGATATCCAGGATGTGGCTGATTATATAGGAGATAGTTTGGGGCTAGCCCAGGAGGCTGCGAGGACCGAGGCAGACATTATTGTATTCGCCGGAGTTCACTTCATGGCCGAGACAGCCAAGATTCTAAATCCCAACAAAAAAGTTTTATTGCCAGATCTGAAAGCTGGATGTTCTTTAAGTGACAGTTGCCCACCTCCGGTTTTTAAACAGTTCAAGGAAAAGCATCCAGATCATTTGGTGATATCATATGTCAATTGTTCTGCGGGGATCAAAGCACTAAGTGATATTATCTGTACTTCTTCGAATGCACGCCAGATTGTGGAAAGCCTGCCGGAAGATCAGAAGATCATATTTGCACCAGACAAAAACCTGGGTGCATATATTAATAAGGTAACAGGTAGAAGCATGGTGTTGTGGAATGGAGCTTGCATGGTTCATGAAATATTTTCGTTGGAGAAGATCACCAAGTTAAAGAACCGACATCCTGACGCTAAACTTATTGCCCACCCCGAATGTGAGGATAGCGTTCTGAGATTAGCAGATTTCATAGGTTCCACGACGCAACTACTTAAGTATACACAAACCGACACCTCAAACAGTTTTATTGTTGCTACGGAAACGGGCATACTGCACCAAATGCAAAACAAGTCTCCGAGGAAAACCTTTATAGCTGCCCCGCCTGATAATGCTTGTGCATGCAATGATTGCCCGCACATGAAATTAAATACGCTTGAGAAGTTATACCTCTGTATGAAGTATGAACTACCCGAGATCGTAATGGAAGAAACAACGCGACTTGAAGCTAAGAAACCAATAGATCGAATGCTTGAAATGAGCAAGCAGCTTGGATTATAG